The Microcystis aeruginosa NIES-843 sequence ACCTGGAAGGGGCGTGATATCGCAACATTGGGAGATGGCAGTTATTGTATTTTCGACGTTTATATTGCGAGGGTAATTTGGGACGGTCAGTATCGCACAATCGACATCAATACATCCGAAACAGTGCCTTTAATTGGGATGGGATTGTTGCGAGGCTATGATTTGCGAATTCAGGCGATTGAAGGCGGTTCCGTTACTATTGAACTATTGCCAATTCCCCACTAGAACCATAACCCAACCTTGTATAACGTTTCCAAATGAATTGTAAAAAGGAAGTTGACGGCGATAATCTCTATTTCGGTTAGTTCTCCAATCAACTCAAAGCCATTACCCATCTCATCATTCTAACAAAGATTAATAAAAATGTGGAATGCCCAAAAAAAAGCGATCGCACTTTATCAATGTAGTGCGATCGCTGCTAATTTAAGGCTAGATTTGCCAGTTTTTTATTTTAATTTGCGCTTCAAGACTGAACCTGCACCCAAAGCACCAATGGCAAGTAAACCTAAGACTGAAGCAGGTTCGGGTGTCTTTTGTGGCGGGTTAACTTGCCCTGGAAGTCCAAAGCGCAGGCTATCAATGGCAAAACCAGCAGGCTCAGGACCGATGAGACTGAACTGCAAACCTGCAATTGCCGCACTGCCATTGCTAGTGACTAAACCCATAAACTCAATGCCCGTGCCAGTATTGGATACTTGACCGAGAACTGAGCCATCTCGGGCAAAGGCTGTGATGGCAGTTGAGTTGGGAGCATCGAAGAAACCGCCATCTAACCCCACGCCGGCCATGTCTTTGTCGAATAAAACCGTTATAGGACCGTTAAATAAGGGAGTTCCCGACAGCACCGGGCTATTAGGTGCTGCTCCATCACTGTTGATGAAAGTTTTTGGGGAATTCGGATCCAGGGCCAGAGGGTTGGTGGGCGTACCGACAACACAGCCAGTGGCAGCACCACCGGGGCAATCTACTCCAGGGTTAGCAGACAAACTCTGGCCTTGATAGAAGCCACCAAAGGTAACAGTTGGTGCCGTCAAGGGATTGCCGCCGTAAGCCGCCGGAGCATAAGTAGGGTTGACCGTACCCAGACCAAATTCACTAAAGGTGATCAATCCTGCTTGAGGAGTGAAGGAACTCTGCGGAATTCGGACGACACTGACCGCATTAGCAGGAAAGTTACTAAGGGCGAGAAATGCTGCCGATCCAGTAACAACCGTTGACAGTTTTTTAATTGCAATCGAAGTTTTCATGTTCAGAAACTTTCCTCAAAACAAATAAACAAACAAACAAATGTTCTGAATGCCCTTTAAAGGAGAAAATCTCAAATTAAGCGACATTGGCAAGGGAGAAAAATTGGTTTTTTCAAAATTGCCAATCACTAAATTTTAAGCTAGTTCCTCAATGACAAGACAGAGCCATAACGGGATTCTACCCCCCCCCCGATTTTGTCAAGTGTAAACCAACAGAAATTAAAAAAATTTTACAATTATTGTTGCCCTTGAGAGTAGGGTAGTAAAAAATAAAAAATCTTTGGTTCTTCGTTACCTGGTATGGTTCGATCGGGTGGCATAAATCGACTAAATTCTTATCTGGCAAGAGACTTAATTGATTAGTTCGTTCTAGATCGAAAACAATTGACAAATCTCGAAGCAATCTCTTTCTCTATAAGGGTTTCATCTCTTATAATCCCGTCCCTTGCATAACACAAACCGAAGAACCAAAATCTTGAATTAAGCGACATTGGCAAGGGAGAAAGACTGGTTTTTTCAAAATTGCCAATCACTAAATTTTAAGCCAGTTCCTCAATGACAAGACAGAGCCATAACGGGATTCTACCCCCCGATTTAGGGCAGCTTTGGTTGGATTGTTAGACGAATTTTAAACGTTTTTAAAATTGTCCCACCTGCTGAGGTAATCCTAAACAAAATCGCCGCTCTTTAAATCTAACTTTAGGTAGAAACCAGGTATTTCTTTCGATAGATTATAGAGACTTATAGATATCTATATATAGATATATATACCTATATCTATATATAGATATAGGTATAGATTACAATCGATAGATTTCTCGTTTCTAGGCAGAGCCTAGAAATGTTTATTGACATCCTCGCCGCCGTAAAACGGACGGCGATTCCCAAACCTCACGATTTAGGTTTCTGCTTCTTTCCCTTGCGGGGTTTCGCACCTGCCTTAACAGATTTACTCTGTTCTGGTCTTATGGTCGCTCTACAGACTGACACCGCAAGCCCTGCGGCCAAAATATTTTTACTAGCGTTAACATCTCGGTCATGGTGTGTCCCACAGTCTGGACAATCCCATTCTCGAACATTTAACGGCATCTTTTCGACAATATACCCGCAATTACTACATCTTTTAGAGCTAGGAAACCATCTATCTATTTCGATGTAATTTCTCCCATACCAACGGCATTTATAGGCTAATTGTCGGGTGATTTCTCCCCAGCTTACATCAGATATTGCCTGAGATAATTTCGGGTTTTTGACCATATTCTTGACGGCTAAATTCTCAACCACAATCGTTTGGTTTTCACGAACTAATTGAGTGGTTAGCTTATGTAAATGGTCTTTTCTGCTATCGGTGATTTGAGCGTGAATCCTGGCTACTTTGATTCTTGCTTTTTCCCGATTTTTTGACCCTTTCTGTTTTCTAGAAAGGCTTTTAGATGCTCTTCGCAGTCTCCGATAATGCTTTTTAAAATGCTTGGGATTAGACACTTTATCGCCATCGCTGGTAATCACGAGGCTACTAATTCCTAAGTCAATTCCAATGGCTTTATCTGTTACTGGTAAAGGCTTAATCGTTGGGTCATCAAATCTTATTGAGATATGCCAACGTCCAGAAGGATGTAATCTGACTGTTACTGTGCTTGGTTCACAGCTTTCTGGTATTTGTCTTGACCATCGAATAGGTAAAGGTTCTGTGCATTTAGCTAAATAGATTTGTCTGTCTTTAAATTTAAAAGCAGATTTGGTAAATTCGGCACTTCCTCCCTGATGTTTTTTCTTAAAGTTAGGATACTTAGTACGACCAGCAAAGAAGTTAGTAAAAGCTGTTTGTAAATGTCTTAACCCTTGTTGTAAAGGTACACAGCTTACTTCATTGAGAAAGTCTAATTCTTCTTGTTTTTTCCAATCGGTTAGCATTGAAGAAGTTTGAGCGTAGCCTACTCTTTCTTGTCTTTCGTACCAAGCTTGTGTTCGTTCGTGGAGAGCTTTATTGTAAACCAATCTTACACATCCCAAAGTGCGCCGCAATAGCGACTCTTGTTCTGGTGTCGGGTAAAATCGGTAAGAATAGGCTTTTTCCATGTCTCATATTTTAGCATATATTTCGTAAATGTGCTAATATTTAACAGCAAAGCCGCCGTAAAACGGCGGGGTTTCAGACCCAAATTTTCGATGAGAGGCTCTGCCTCCTGAGTAATCTTTACAGAAGGCAGAGCCTTCAAAAATCATTCCCAAGCTCCGCCTGGGAATGAGACGGCGAAAATCATTGCCTCTTGCCTATCCTAACCATTACTTATAAGTAGGTAGGTGTTAAAAGTTGTCAGACACCCCCCTTATCAAGGGGGATCCCCCCGCCTATCGGCACCCCCCTTATCAAGGGGGGCAGGGGGGATCGGCACCCCCCTTATCAAGGGGGGCAGGGGGGATCGAACCTAAAATCTATGTTTAATTTAATTACAACCAGCTACTTAACAGCCAATCCCTAATCTCTCAATAACAGATATTCGCGAATCTCAAAAAAGTTATCCCAAGGAATATAGGGTTGATTTTCCGCTTGCAGATAATCGATTAAACGATCCCTAGCAAAAACTAGATCGGCCCTTCTAGCCATGGTAATATCGGTAACGGAATCACCGATCGCAATAGTTTCTACTCCCGAATATTTAGCCATAATCAAGGCTTTAGCCACTAATTCCGTCTCATTTTCCCAATCGGAATGAACTTGCAAATATTCCCCTTGAGTATGAAGATTGACCCCATAAATTGCCGTCACCTTATCTAATAGTCCCTCCCGTTTTAAGACCGTTTCAATCATGCCTTGGATGCCACCGGAGATAATAATAAAAGGGATGGATTGCTCCTGTAAAAAAGCGAGGAATTCGGCTAATCCGGGGCGAATTGGCTTGCTTTCGGCATAGGCGAGAATATCGGCGTATTTTTGGCTCGGTATCGACTCTAGCAGTTGACGAACACCCCGGCGCAGAGTCAGAGTGCGAGCGTACATTTGGGGCATAATTTGGGCCGATAAATCGGGGGCGAATTCTTTGAGCATACCCGCAAAAGTTTCCACGGCGGTGATAGTGCCATCAAAGTCACAGAAAACAATTTTACTCATGGGGTGACAAAATATCTGAAATTGGATATAATCGAAGGTTATGATTAATTTTACAGAGATTATCCGACTCTAGAGCTTCAACCCCCATGAAATCCTATCTCGCCGCCGCCATTCAAATGACCAGTCAGCCGGATTTAGAGAAAAATCTCGCTGCCGCTGAAGAATTGATCGAACTTGCCGTGGGTAAAGGGGCGGAATTAATCGGTTTACCGGAGAATTTCGCTTTTATGGGGGCAGAAACCGATAAAATCGCCCAGGCCGAGACTATTGCTCTCAAAGCCGATAAATTCCTCCGCACCATGGCCCAACGGTTTCAAGTGACCATTTTAGGGGGTGGTTTTCCCGTGCCGGTGACGGGTATTCCCGATAAGGCTTATAATACGGCTATTTTAGTTGATGGCAACGGTGCGGAATTAGCCCGTTATCAAAAAGTCCATCTCTTTGATGTCAATGTCCCGGATGGTAACACCTATCAGGAATCGAGTACAGTCATGGCAGGGATCGATTTACCGCCAATTTATGGCTCCGATAGCTTGGGCAAAATTGGTCTCTCGATTTGCTATGATGTGCGTTTTCCCGAACTCTATCGCTATTTATCGCAGCAAGGAGCCGATGTTTTATTTGTACCTGCGGCATTTACAGCTTTTACAGGGAAAGATCATTGGAAAGTTTTGTTACAAGCGCGAGCGATCGAGAATACTTGTTATATAATAGCTCCTGCTCAAACGGGCAATAATTACGAACGCCGTCACACCCACGGTCACGCTATGATTATCGATCCTTGGGGTGTGGTTTTAGCCGACGCGGGGGAAGAAGTGGGGGTGGCAATTGCCGAAATTAATCCCCAACGTCTGCAACAGGTGCGACGACAAATGCCGTCCCTGCAGCATCGTGTTTTTGTTTAAAATTCGATTCGACAATTTTGTCGATAAAAACGCCTAATTTTGGTATTTAACTCGGTAACCTAATTAGTTAAGCTAAAAGCTTTGATTTACTGAGTTTCTAACCTTCTTTGCCAGATTCTCAGGGTAAGCTCATCTAATAAGGATGTAGTCGATTTATGCCAGCCGATCAAACCATACCAAGTAACGAAGAACTAGGTAAAAATATCCGTAAACTTTATTAACAATCTTCCTTGAAAATGTCTTGACTATCGCACCCCGAATCAGGGATCATATGAAGATGTAGCGTTTCTCGTCAAGGTGAATTGTAAATTAAACCTTGCCGAAGTAAGAATTCTCAGTTGCGAAAACATACCTCATATATCCGAGAAACGCTGTAGAGCAGACAGGGATGCAATTCAGACTTGAATTGGCGAAATTCAAGTCTTGACTCTATTTATTGTCAACTTCAGTCCAAAAATACTCTGATGGTTGGACACATATGCTCTCTGGACTTGTTCTAACAAGATTCCGGGCTAAATGAAAAATAATCCCATTTAGCTTCTCTAGACCGTTAAGGAGAAACCGATGTCATCTTATACCACAGAATCAGAAAAAATTGATTTTCCGAAAACCCTAGACATAGCCACCGTTTGCGTCTATGGGCTAGGAATCCTCTCGGCGGGCCTATTTTTATTTCTGCCCTTCGTCAACCTGCTGCATCCGAGTCCGTGGCAGCGATGGCTAGGCACAATTCACGGTTTTGGTTCCCTATTAGCCCTAGTCGTGATTGTTTACGCTGGTCATCTCGCTTTTCCCCTGCTCAGAGGTTCTGGCAAAATTTTGCGGCAAATGCGAACCCTCACCTTCTGGTCCACCGTCCTCGCTTTTTTGGCGATCGCCACTGGCAATTTAGCCTATATGCGCTATCGGGCCGGTTTAGAGTTTGGCGGTGCGCGGGCATGGCTAAAGGAAAATTCGCCCCTCGGTCAATACGTCCTCATGGAATACCACGAATTCAGCGTCCTTTTTACCCTACCCCTAGGCGTGGCCTGCACTTGGATTCTCTGGAAATACGGCGACTCAATCCTAGACAAAGCTAATCGACCGGTGTTAACGGTCACTTGCATTGCCCTGATGGCGATGATGTTTTTTGCCATGGGTGGACTCGTTAGCGGCCTCGGTGTTGCCAAAATTCACGCCCTTTAACCCATTATTTAGCTATTTTACCTCAAAAGTGAACAAAATTCAACTTTTGCTCGTTTTAGCTACGGTTTTCGGGTTATCTATCGCCGCTCCCGTCCTAGGGGGTGTAAACTTAGCCCCGATGGTACGGATAGGAAGGCGGCCAGCATTAGCAACCAAAGTCAAATCGTCGGTCATTTCCCTACTGCTGGTAATACGGTTGGGGACTTTTAGCGGTGGGACTTTTCGGTTTTAGACACTTACGAACTCTGAAAAAATAGGAACAAATCTGATGACTCAACGTTACGTCGATAGTCCTTGGTATGGAAAAATCTGGGCTTTTTTAAAACAATTTCCCCAAGGTTTAGCCGAAGGTGCCAAACGTTCCCCTGCCACTTCTGGCCCAGCAGCTGCGGCGATTATTAGTGCTGGTATTGGCTGTTTTTTAATGATGGTTGCTCACCATTTTTCCGATGCAGACCATTCAAAAACCGTAGAAACTTTTCTTTGGAATTTGGGTAGTTGGATACCTGGCAGTAAAAATCCTAGCAAAATGTGGGGCAATATCGGCAGTTATAGCGGCAAAGAAACGATGTTATAGTCATTTCAAATAAGTGTGAGACGAGGGAAAAATAAGGTAAAATCAAGAGAAACGAGCAACCCATACAGAAAAATGTCTTATAGCCTAGACTTGAGAAAAAAAGTAATCGATTATGTAGAGAATGGGGGAAGCATAACCAAAGCCGCCGCTCTATTTAATATAGGAAGAGCGACGATATATAGATGGCTAGGTAGGGAAAAACTGGAAGCAACAAAGGTAAAACACCGTCAGAGAAAGCTGGACTGGAAAGCACTGTCAAAAGATGTCCAAGAAAATCCCGAGGCAAGATTAAGAGACAGAGCCGAGAAATTTGGAGTGAGACCAAGTGCCATTTGCTATGCCTTAAAAAACATGAAAGTTACCAGAAAAAAGAAGGAACTTCGTTATAGAGAAAGAAACCGAGAAGAAAGAATGAAATACTACAGAGTGCTGAGAGAATTGATTAAAATATATGGAAGTGAAAGCCTTGTATTTATTGATGAGTCAGGGTTTGAAGAATTTCAAGCCTGTTTTTATGCTTGGTCAAAAAAAGGGAAGAAAGTCTTTGGAGATAGACAAGGAAAACGAGGAAAAAGAGAGAACCTTGTCGCTGGTAGAAGAAAGGGAAAAAAAGACTTTATTGCACCGATGGTATTTACGAGAAGCCTGAATGCCGAAGGTTTTGAAGGGTGGTTATCTTTATATTTGTTGCCCTCTCTAACCATAACATCAGTATTAATTATGGATAATGCACCAATTCATCGGAAGACAGTCATTAAACAACTGGTAGAGGAAGCAGGTCATCAGGTCGTGTTTTTGCCAAAATACTCTCCTGATTTAAATGATATCGAACATGATTTTAGTGCATTAAAGAGGGCAAGAATGTATGCTCCTGTGGGGACACCCCTTGATGAAATTATTCGTACTTATTGTGTCGCCTAGTGTCTCGTTCTTATTTGAAATAACTATATTAATTGGCTGGTTGGTCAGTTGGCCGATACTGCATTATCTTTGGAAAGATCGCCAGATAAAAGCTAAGACCATTCTCTTTTGGTTTTTTGCCCTCATGATTGCCGCCACGGCCATGTCATGGCATCCACTATTTCCCTATTTACCCTTAACTTAAAGCCTAGGAGGTGACAAAATGAACGCTCAAGTTAGAAAGGTTTCCTCGCGTAAAATGCACGATATCGTCTGGATATTAGTGGGACTTTTTGGTTTATTTGCTATTACTTTTCCCCTGGCCATGTGGCGAGTGAGCAATATGGAAAAGTTTCAAGGTTCTCATGTGAAATCTTTAGTCGTAGAAGGAGAAAACGCTCCCCAATCTTCACAGCTTAAAACTAAATAAATCTGAGTTGTGGATAATCTGAGTTTTGGATAAGTCGAAACCCTGAGACTCAATCCAAATCTAAAACTCTGATTAACATACAAAACTCTCCAAACTGTGAACAATTGCTAAGTAGGTAGGCGTTAAAAGTTGTCAGATGCCCCCCTTATTAAGGGGGGATTAAGGGGGGATCGGCACCCCCCTTATCAAGGGTAGATCCCCCCGCCTATCGGCACCCCCCTTATCAAGGGTAGATCCCCCCGCCTATCGGCACCCCCCTTATCAAGGGTAGATCCCCCCGCCTATCGGCACCCCCCTTATCAAGGGGGGCAGGGGGGATCAGACCTAAAATCCATTTTTAATTTAATTATAACCAACCACTTATAATAACTTTTTAGCAAAATCGATCGCTTCCTGAAAAACTGTAACTTGGCCCTCAATTTGGGCAATTTGTACCTCGGTTAATAACTTACCGATAATCGGACTAGGTTTCAGGTGTAAATGGTTGATTAAATCATCGCCCCTTAATAAAGGTCGGGGATGGGCGATAATATTATCGGGATCGAGATAGGAAGTCAACAGAGAAGCGACGATATTTTTGTTAATCCCCATCGATAGAGCAAAAAGGGCAAAGATAGGAAATACTTTTCCCGTATTTAGATAAATAAAATACTGTTCCCGCAGACTTAAATTATCTGCCTCCTTGAGGGGAGGTAAACACTTAATCACCGTGATTACCGTGCGAATTTCCCCCCTGGAATACTTGAGATCGATTAACTCTTTTTCCGCTTCTGCTAAAATATCCGATACCAATAGGGCCAATTTTGTCAACTGTAACTGAGAAGGGGAAAAGATAAAGTTTTCTGGTAACAAAGATTCTAAAAATCCCGCTGCCGCTTCCACCCCCATAACTCGCTCCATTTTTGCGGGGGTAATCCGACGCAACCAGAGAGATAATAAGCCATCTTCCCAGGCACTTTTTAGCCATTTATTGCCACGGGAATTGAGCAAAAGGTAATTCAACTCGGATTGTACCCTTTCGGCGGCTACACGGTGCAATAAAGGGGCAAGAGAACGAATAGTTGCACGGGTATGGGGTTCGATCTCAAAGTCCAATTGAGCCGCTTGTCGATAGGCCCTTAATAATCTTAGGGGATCATCCTGGAGATTTTCGCGGGAAATCATCCGCAGGGATTGGCAGCCTAAATCTTTTAATCCCCCTAAAGGATCGAAAATTTCTTGGGTGTGGAGATTATAAGCGAGAGCATTAACGGTAAAATCCCGTCTTTTTAGGTCTATTTCTAGAGATTCTCCCTCCTGTTGTGCGAAATCAAGGGTCCCCTGGGGAAAAACGACGCGAGCAATTTGACGAACGGCATCTAAAACCACAAAACCGGCCTTATACTGATGGGCAATAGTTTGGGCAATTTCGATCGCTTTTTCGGGAACCACAAAATCTAGGTCAATATAGTCTTTCTGACGGTTTAATAAAGCGTCTCGCACAGCACCACCGACTAAATAAGCATTTTCTGGCAATTCTTGCCGATTAATCGCAAAAACTTCTTTAACTAAACTATCTAGGTTTTTTTGACAAGACATCGAGAAGATAAATTTACAAAAATATAATTTTGACAGGCCCCATTTGGGGAGAGACTGAGCTAGATTAGCGGAAAAGACTTATAGAGTTAAACCTAATGTGTATTTGTATTAACTGCTATTTTGTTGATCGCTGTCTCACCTATCATGCCGTAGAAACACAACATCAGGAACGTCATCTCACCGAGACACCGGACTTTGAAGCGAAGAACCCTTCTATTAACGTTAACATTCGCACCAAGGAAGATTATATCGAAATGGAGTGGGATGTGGTGGGTTGTGAAAGCTTTTTACGCGAAACCGGTAAATGGTCTAGTTTGCGGCCGGGTGAACCAGTTCCCACCTAAAACACCTGAACTACCCATACATATCTACTACAAGAGCCGAAAGTTAATCCCCAAATATGTCTTGGACAGCCAACGATTCGAGGAATGCGTAATTTAAGAGCGAGGTATTTATGGATAAAGAAGAAGAACTACTTGAACAATGGCGAGAATTGACCCCGGAAAAGCAACAAAAAGTTTGGCAATTTGTTCAAATACTTAAATCTGAGTCACAAACAACACCACAAGCTAAATTTATTCCCCAAACACCATTAAGCAAAAAGTTATGGGAAATCCGACATCGGGCGATCGCATCTGGATTGCAACTGCTCAATGAAGATGAAATAGAACAAGAACTTGCTGCACGTCGAGGAGGGTGCAGTGAGTCGTGAAATTGCTGGCACTTACGGTTTAGCGGCGATGGATGCACTTCATGTTGCTGCTGCGCTGCAAATTCAAGCTGATGAACTAATCACCACCGAAAAGCCAACCAAACCAATGCACCGAGTCAGGGAAATTCAGATTGTTTCAATCTAATGTAAGGCTTTGGAGTAATCTAAGAGTAAGGAGACCAGGGACCGATGACGGTTTCTCCTCGCTTCTCTTTTTCTGCTAATTCCAGGTTTA is a genomic window containing:
- a CDS encoding aspartyl protease — translated: MMYGSVNQSCEAILPVVVKNDTRRQLVDAVIDTGFSGFLTLPSSIIAVLDLTWKGRDIATLGDGSYCIFDVYIARVIWDGQYRTIDINTSETVPLIGMGLLRGYDLRIQAIEGGSVTIELLPIPH
- a CDS encoding PEP-CTERM sorting domain-containing protein (PEP-CTERM proteins occur, often in large numbers, in the proteomes of bacteria that also encode an exosortase, a predicted intramembrane cysteine proteinase. The presence of a PEP-CTERM domain at a protein's C-terminus predicts cleavage within the sorting domain, followed by covalent anchoring to some some component of the (usually Gram-negative) cell surface. Many PEP-CTERM proteins exhibit an unusual sequence composition that includes large numbers of potential glycosylation sites. Expression of one such protein has been shown restore the ability of a bacterium to form floc, a type of biofilm.); this encodes MKTSIAIKKLSTVVTGSAAFLALSNFPANAVSVVRIPQSSFTPQAGLITFSEFGLGTVNPTYAPAAYGGNPLTAPTVTFGGFYQGQSLSANPGVDCPGGAATGCVVGTPTNPLALDPNSPKTFINSDGAAPNSPVLSGTPLFNGPITVLFDKDMAGVGLDGGFFDAPNSTAITAFARDGSVLGQVSNTGTGIEFMGLVTSNGSAAIAGLQFSLIGPEPAGFAIDSLRFGLPGQVNPPQKTPEPASVLGLLAIGALGAGSVLKRKLK
- a CDS encoding RNA-guided endonuclease InsQ/TnpB family protein, translating into MEKAYSYRFYPTPEQESLLRRTLGCVRLVYNKALHERTQAWYERQERVGYAQTSSMLTDWKKQEELDFLNEVSCVPLQQGLRHLQTAFTNFFAGRTKYPNFKKKHQGGSAEFTKSAFKFKDRQIYLAKCTEPLPIRWSRQIPESCEPSTVTVRLHPSGRWHISIRFDDPTIKPLPVTDKAIGIDLGISSLVITSDGDKVSNPKHFKKHYRRLRRASKSLSRKQKGSKNREKARIKVARIHAQITDSRKDHLHKLTTQLVRENQTIVVENLAVKNMVKNPKLSQAISDVSWGEITRQLAYKCRWYGRNYIEIDRWFPSSKRCSNCGYIVEKMPLNVREWDCPDCGTHHDRDVNASKNILAAGLAVSVCRATIRPEQSKSVKAGAKPRKGKKQKPKS
- a CDS encoding HAD-IB family phosphatase — protein: MSKIVFCDFDGTITAVETFAGMLKEFAPDLSAQIMPQMYARTLTLRRGVRQLLESIPSQKYADILAYAESKPIRPGLAEFLAFLQEQSIPFIIISGGIQGMIETVLKREGLLDKVTAIYGVNLHTQGEYLQVHSDWENETELVAKALIMAKYSGVETIAIGDSVTDITMARRADLVFARDRLIDYLQAENQPYIPWDNFFEIREYLLLRD
- a CDS encoding carbon-nitrogen hydrolase family protein, translated to MKSYLAAAIQMTSQPDLEKNLAAAEELIELAVGKGAELIGLPENFAFMGAETDKIAQAETIALKADKFLRTMAQRFQVTILGGGFPVPVTGIPDKAYNTAILVDGNGAELARYQKVHLFDVNVPDGNTYQESSTVMAGIDLPPIYGSDSLGKIGLSICYDVRFPELYRYLSQQGADVLFVPAAFTAFTGKDHWKVLLQARAIENTCYIIAPAQTGNNYERRHTHGHAMIIDPWGVVLADAGEEVGVAIAEINPQRLQQVRRQMPSLQHRVFV
- a CDS encoding IS630-like element ISMae21 family transposase; amino-acid sequence: MSYSLDLRKKVIDYVENGGSITKAAALFNIGRATIYRWLGREKLEATKVKHRQRKLDWKALSKDVQENPEARLRDRAEKFGVRPSAICYALKNMKVTRKKKELRYRERNREERMKYYRVLRELIKIYGSESLVFIDESGFEEFQACFYAWSKKGKKVFGDRQGKRGKRENLVAGRRKGKKDFIAPMVFTRSLNAEGFEGWLSLYLLPSLTITSVLIMDNAPIHRKTVIKQLVEEAGHQVVFLPKYSPDLNDIEHDFSALKRARMYAPVGTPLDEIIRTYCVA
- a CDS encoding CCA tRNA nucleotidyltransferase, with protein sequence MSCQKNLDSLVKEVFAINRQELPENAYLVGGAVRDALLNRQKDYIDLDFVVPEKAIEIAQTIAHQYKAGFVVLDAVRQIARVVFPQGTLDFAQQEGESLEIDLKRRDFTVNALAYNLHTQEIFDPLGGLKDLGCQSLRMISRENLQDDPLRLLRAYRQAAQLDFEIEPHTRATIRSLAPLLHRVAAERVQSELNYLLLNSRGNKWLKSAWEDGLLSLWLRRITPAKMERVMGVEAAAGFLESLLPENFIFSPSQLQLTKLALLVSDILAEAEKELIDLKYSRGEIRTVITVIKCLPPLKEADNLSLREQYFIYLNTGKVFPIFALFALSMGINKNIVASLLTSYLDPDNIIAHPRPLLRGDDLINHLHLKPSPIIGKLLTEVQIAQIEGQVTVFQEAIDFAKKLL
- a CDS encoding Ycf34 family protein, with protein sequence MCICINCYFVDRCLTYHAVETQHQERHLTETPDFEAKNPSINVNIRTKEDYIEMEWDVVGCESFLRETGKWSSLRPGEPVPT